DNA sequence from the Glycine soja cultivar W05 chromosome 18, ASM419377v2, whole genome shotgun sequence genome:
ACTTCAAATCCTCTTCAATCTTCACAGCTAAGCTAACCTTATATATTCATCTCTAATTTCTAAttcataattaacatttttgcAGACCCCTCTTCTTTCATTTGCGTGTTTCTTGTTTCTCAAGTTTATGCTGAAAATATTGAAGTctatgcaaaaaaatattaaaaacataacgTGGAGATTGACAGATTCAACAGATCgagttgaaaataaaagttaagttaCCAATTTGGACAACCAAACCGAATGAGTGTACGCTGCATACTCAAAGTTCCAATTTCTCTGTTTAATTAATGGTGGTAGTCAATGTGCTGCGcatataataatgttttttctatTACTTGATTTCTTTCAATAATACTATATAAAAGCAAAGGGCAATGCCGTTTCaagatatatacaaaattatacctgctcaaataaattaatacaaaagaCTTCTTCTATCTCATGTTAACTAAAAATTCCCGAACAGTTGAGATAGCGGGTCAAAAGTTCaaccataaaatataatatagtaGCGGAATAACAAATGTTGGACTTGCAAAACAAAGTTTGGAAATCAGACAGGGTTGCAACGTGTTTCCCGAGGGCAGGAGTGTGAGCtttcaaaatttagtttttaacaaCTTATAGTTCCATCTTCAACTCCCATATACCGATCCATGACATTTGAAGGATCCTTACTTAAGACCAGAATTTCGCATAGAACCAGTTTTACTTGTATTCATAAATAAGTTGATTGAGTATCCAAAGTTCAAACTTAGAATAACTTATCTAGTGATTTTACTTCATGAAGTCCAAGGGTTTGTGGCCAAACTGTTATGGTCAATCTTTTTCTCTAAAGGAGAGAATTTTCTCGAGGTCTTTTGAGTGTCCATTATTTGTTCTACTTTGTGTGCACCTCCATGCATATAATGAAAGTGAAACTAGCAAGAAGGGAATTAGATTgtgttaacaaaaaataaaattctgtgGCACATGAGAGTGAGTGTCATAAGttcaatcatataaaatataatatagtaGTGGAATAACAAATGTTGGAGATGCTAAAGCATGAATGCAGAAGACTTGTTTAGAACGAAAGTTTTGTAGCTAAAGCATGAAGTGAGATCAAGCAGATGTTCATAGTCTTCCAAATCTAATGAAATTAAAGCTAAAAAACTTTCGATAAAGGTAGGAAGAGATTGATTACTTCAAGAAACTACAAGTTGAACCTATCACAATGCAATATTCCAACCTATCACAAAGCTGAGGtttcaaaatttagttttttaacaTTATACAAGGCTAATGATGGGTTTATCAAACATACTTCTGTGAGGAGGTACAATCACACAGCAGTCATCTAACCCTTCAAATGTTCTATTAACATAGCTCGTCTATATGACCGTGTTGTATATATCAGTGTCTAGTTATAAAGTGAGGGTGTCCAGATTCCAGAAAAAGAAGAGCAAATTATAGAGGGAGTTCTGCCAAATATTTCTTGCATTagtttcaaatttataatagtaAAAGATTATTAAAATGACAGCTTCTCATAAAATCAAAATGCTAGAAACAGTATCACAACAAAAGCTGCAAGTATCTTAATTCCTGTGACTGCTCTTACACAAAATACTAACCTGAATTTGATATTACCTAATCACCTATGAATAAGATACATTTATTAAGTATCACTTTCTTCTGGGTTGGATTCCAGTTCCAGTCCTAGGTGAATAGTGGTGGTGGAAAATAAGGTATAATCACTGTTGGTGTTTGTGATATCTGCTTGTTCCTGCATTGAAAGAGCATGCTCAAGTTGCACTTCTACTTCCCCCATCGTTGGTCGCTCATCCGGTTCATACTTCAAGCATCTTATTATGATATCTATAAAGACTTGCCAACACTCTGGTGCAATCTTTCCTTTGATATTCTGGTCAATATTCTCCTCAACAGGCTTCTCCAGAACTTCTGTTTCTGTTGGAATTATTAAACAGTTTCTTCCACACACAACTTCTAGTAAAACCATACCAAatgaaaaaacatcaaatttatctGTGATGGTACCATCAACGATATACTCCATAGGCATGTAGCCCAAACTACCTATAAGTGAAAGTATTAGTATGGTTTACAACAACAAAGCTTATCCTACTAAGTAAGGtcacatgaatcacacaacATCATTCAGCATGTTAAAAATCAAAGcctcataaaataaaatcttacccTCAATAACATATACTTTAATTGGTTTTGGCTTTGACCCATAACGTGGTCCCTGTATGCTAAGGCGGAAATCAGTAAGTTTTGACTTCATGTTGTTATCCAAAAGAATGTTGCTAGGGTTGATGTTACGGTGAATGATGGTGCGTTTAGCTCCAGTGTGAAGGTAGTGTAGTCCATGCGCTGCTTCTATACAAATCTCTGGCCTTTTCTTCCATGACAATAGGCCACCTCGTAGGTGTTGATGTAGAGATCCATTAGACATGTACTCGTACACAAGaatcttctcttttttgtggTTGCAAAATCCTATAAGAGAGACACAATTAGGGTGGCGAAGCTGGCAGAGCAACTCTATTTCATTCTTGAACTGTTCCAATCCTCGACTATCTTTCACGTCCAATCGTTTTAATGTGA
Encoded proteins:
- the LOC114394575 gene encoding receptor-like protein kinase ANXUR2 isoform X1, translated to MLFDRLAFCCSKHTSSSQTKYPTVIEELCHQFSLANLKKSTNNFDENGVIGYGRFGKVYKGCLQHNDGSDYSVTLKRLDVKDSRGLEQFKNEIELLCQLRHPNCVSLIGFCNHKKEKILVYEYMSNGSLHQHLRGGLLSWKKRPEICIEAAHGLHYLHTGAKRTIIHRNINPSNILLDNNMKSKLTDFRLSIQGPRYGSKPKPIKVYVIEGSLGYMPMEYIVDGTITDKFDVFSFGMVLLEVVCGRNCLIIPTETEVLEKPVEENIDQNIKGKIAPECWQVFIDIIIRCLKYEPDERPTMGEVEVQLEHALSMQEQADITNTNSDYTLFSTTTIHLGLELESNPEESDT
- the LOC114394575 gene encoding receptor-like protein kinase ANXUR2 isoform X2, whose amino-acid sequence is MLFDRLAFCCSKHTSSSQTKYPTVIEELCHQFSLANLKKSTNNFDENGVIGYGRFGKVYKGCLQHNDGSDYSVTLKRLDVKDSRGLEQFKNEIELLCQLRHPNCVSLIGFCNHKKEKILVYEYMSNGSLHQHLRGGLLSWKKRPEICIEAAHGLHYLHTGAKRTIIHRNINPSNILLDNNMKSKLTDFRLSIQGPRYGSKPKPIKVYVIEEVVCGRNCLIIPTETEVLEKPVEENIDQNIKGKIAPECWQVFIDIIIRCLKYEPDERPTMGEVEVQLEHALSMQEQADITNTNSDYTLFSTTTIHLGLELESNPEESDT